ATAGGCGGTCGAGAGGTGGAAATAGAGGTTGGTGGTGGCGAAGATCGTCAGCCACCGGCCGGCGGGCAGGGTTGGCTCCATCCCCGTCCCGATGGCGATGGTCAGGGGAACATCGTCGCGGCCCGCGAACTCTTCGGGCTTCAGGCTCGCCAGGTACTGCTTGGCCTGCGCGATCGCGGCCTGGAACCCGGCCACGTCGAGGTCGTCGGTGATGTCGGCCGGGACCGGCAGGCCCGCGGCTCGCGCCGGCCACTGGCGGGCGAAGTTGCAGACCACCATCAGCTGGAAGCGCAGGGGCGACATGTCCTCGATCAGCCGCCAGTCCAGCATCTGCGCCTCGCTGACGCCGTTGGCGGCGGCGTGTTCCGCGCCCTTGGCCAGGATGTGCGAGGCGGTCTCCAGGGCGTGGGCGTACTGTTCGACGTAGGTGAAAAGACTGACCGCCACGGGCGACCTCCTGATGAGCTAGGGATGGATTCCCGCCAAGGTGAGGCTTGTAGAGGCGGATCGGCCAGATCCCAAGCCTAGACCACCTCGTCCACCGCCTCGATCCAGTGCCTGACCGGCGCCGCTCCGCCATCGGCCAGGTGCATCCAGCAGCCGATGTTCGCCGTGTAGATCGCCGCTGGGGACGCGGCGTTGAGCGCGGCCAGCTTGGCGGTCTTGAGCTTGCCCGCCATCTTCGGTTGGAGCAGCGAATAGGCGCCGGCCGAGCCGCAGCAGAGGTGGTTGTCGGCCACCGGCTGGGGCTCGTAGCCCAGGCGGGTCAGCAGGGTTCCGATCCGACCGGTCAGCTTCAGGCCGTGCTGCAGGGTGCAGGGCTCGTGGACGGCGATGCGCGGCTTCGCGGGCGCTCGACGGGCTGTGAGGTCGCTGTTGGCCAGGACCTCGATGGGGTCGCGCACCAGGCCGGCCACGGCGCGGGCCTTTTCCAGATAGGCCGGGTCGTCGCGCAGCACGTCGGGATAGTCTCGGATGAAGGCCGCGCAGCCGCTGGAATTGACCACGATGGCCGAGGCGCCGGCCTCGATGGCGGGGGTCCAGGCGTCGATGTTGCGCCGGGCGGCGGCGCGGCCGGCCTCCGGGGCGTCCAGGTGGAAGTCCACGGCCCCGCAACAGCCCGCGCGGGGCGCCTCGGTGAGCGCGATGCCGGCCTTGTCGAACACGCGGGCGGTAGCGGCGTTGAAGTGCGGCGCGGCGGCGGACTGGACGCATCCCTTCAGCAGCAGCATGTGGCGGGCGTGGGCTGCCTTGGGCCAGGCGCCTGGAGCCACGGCGGGCGGGACCTTGGCCTTGAGGAAGCCCGGCAGCAGGGGGCGCGTGAGACGGCCCAAGGTCAGGGCGAGGCCGAACAGAATCGCGGACGTGGTGAGCCGGCGGATGGCCTGGCGGGCCAGGCGCGCGGGCCAGGGACGCGGGGCGGCGGCGCGCACGGCTTCCCGGCCGATGTCGTAGAGCCGGTGGTACTGGACGCCGGACGGGCAGGTGGTCTCGCAGGCGCGGCAGGAGAGGCAGCGGTCCAGGTGCTTGAGGCTGAGCGCGCTGACCGGCTGGCCCTCAAGGGCCTGCTTCATCAGGTAGATGCGGCCGCGCGGGCCGTCCAGCTCGTCGCCGGTGAGCTGATAGGTAGGGCAGGTGGCGTTGCAGAAGCCGCAGTGGACGCAGGCCCGCAGGGCCCGCTCGACCACCCCGCCAGCGATGGTCCCGGCGATCGGGCCTGAGATCACCGTGCGCATCTAGAGGCCCTCATACATGCGTCCGGGATTGAACAGGCCATGGGGGTCGAGCGCCGCCTTGACCCGTTTGTGCAGGGCCAGGAGGGGGGCGGGCAGGGGCTGGAACACCTGGTCGACCCCGCCGCGGAACAGGGTGGCGTGGCCGCCGACCGCGGCGGCCACGTCCCAGATCGTGGTGTCGACGCTGTCGGCGGCCAGCCAGCGCTGCGAGCCGCCCCAGTCCCAGGCCAGGTGGCCGTCCAGGCTGGGTAGTTGCGCGGTCTGGGGCAGGGAGAGCCGCCACAGGGCCGGGCCGTCGAAGGCCGGATGGCTCAGGTCGCGCAAGGCCGCCCAGATCTCGCCGGTCTCGGTCTCGCCGCCCAGTTCGCGTGCGGTCTGCACCACCGCCGCCTCGCCGCCGGACAGCCGCAGGTGCAGCCGCTCGCCGTCGTGGAAGGCGCCCGACATCGGCAGGGGCCGGCGCATCAGTTCGATGACGCGGCGCCGGGCGGCCTCGCTGGCGAGCTCGAAGGCCAGGGCCGTCTCGGCGCGCGGCCGGGGCGTGACGCGGATCGACGCCTCCAGGATCACGCCCAGGCAGCCCAGGCCCCCGGCCATCAGCCGGAAGGCGTCGAAGCCGGCCACGTTCTTGAACACCGTGCCGCCGAAGTTCAGCACCTCGCCGCGCCCGTCCAGCACCTTTGCCCCCAGGACGTAGTCGCGCAGGGCGCCGGAGAACGGCCGCCGCGATCCCGAGAGCCCGGCCGCCACCGTGCCGCCGAGCGTGCTGGCCTCGCCGAACACCGGCGGCTCGAAGGCCAGCATCTGGCCGTTGGCCGCCAGCAGGGCCTCGATCTCGGCCATGGGCGTGCCGGCCCGGGCGGTGATCACCAGCTCGCTGGGGTCATAGGCCACCACGCCGCGGTGGGCGCCCAGGGTCAGCGGCTCGGCCTCGATCCTGCGGCCGTAGAAGGCGCGGGTGTCGCCGCCGATGATGCGGAACTTCAGGCCCTCGGACCGCCCGGCGCTCACCACATGGGCAAGGCGCTCGGTCTGGTCGGCGTCAGAACCGGGGGAGGTCGGCAAACGGCAGCTCCCCGTGATGGACGTGCATGCCCCCGAACTCGGCGCAGCGGTTGAGCGTCGGGATCGCCTTGCCGGGATTGAGCAGGCCCAGGGGATCGAAGGCGGCCTTGAGCGCGAAGAAGGCCTCGATCTCGGCGGCGTCGAACTGGACGCACATCTGGTTGATCTTCTCGCGGCCCACCCCGTGCTCGCCGGTGATCGTCCCGCCGACCGCGACGCACAGCTCCAGGATCGCCCCACCCAGCACCTCGGCCTTTTCCAGGTCGCCCTGCCTGTGGCTGTCATAGAGGATCAGCGGGTGCAGGTTGCCGTCTCCGGCGTGGAACACATTGGCCACCTGCAGGCCGCAGGCGTCCGACAGACGGGTGATCTCGGAGAGCACCTTGGGCAGGGCGCGGCGTGGGATGGTGCCGTCCATGCAGTAATAGTCGGGCGCGATGCGGCTCACCGCCGGGAAGGCGTTCTTGCGGCCGGCCCAGAAGCGCTGGCGCTCGGCCTCGTCGCGGGCGGCGCGGACCTCCACGGCGCCGGCTGCGAACATCAGGGCGGTGACGCGTTCCACCTCCTCGGCGACATCGGCGGCCACACCGTCCAGCTCGCACAGCAGTATGGCCTCGGCGGCCTTGGGATAGCCCGCATGGGCGAAGTCCTCGGCGGCGCGCAGGGCCAGGCCGTCCATCATCTCCAGGCCGCCGGGCGTGACCCCCGCGGCGATGA
This genomic stretch from Phenylobacterium sp. LH3H17 harbors:
- the glcE gene encoding glycolate oxidase subunit GlcE, with the translated sequence MPTSPGSDADQTERLAHVVSAGRSEGLKFRIIGGDTRAFYGRRIEAEPLTLGAHRGVVAYDPSELVITARAGTPMAEIEALLAANGQMLAFEPPVFGEASTLGGTVAAGLSGSRRPFSGALRDYVLGAKVLDGRGEVLNFGGTVFKNVAGFDAFRLMAGGLGCLGVILEASIRVTPRPRAETALAFELASEAARRRVIELMRRPLPMSGAFHDGERLHLRLSGGEAAVVQTARELGGETETGEIWAALRDLSHPAFDGPALWRLSLPQTAQLPSLDGHLAWDWGGSQRWLAADSVDTTIWDVAAAVGGHATLFRGGVDQVFQPLPAPLLALHKRVKAALDPHGLFNPGRMYEGL
- the glcF gene encoding glycolate oxidase subunit GlcF, which translates into the protein MRTVISGPIAGTIAGGVVERALRACVHCGFCNATCPTYQLTGDELDGPRGRIYLMKQALEGQPVSALSLKHLDRCLSCRACETTCPSGVQYHRLYDIGREAVRAAAPRPWPARLARQAIRRLTTSAILFGLALTLGRLTRPLLPGFLKAKVPPAVAPGAWPKAAHARHMLLLKGCVQSAAAPHFNAATARVFDKAGIALTEAPRAGCCGAVDFHLDAPEAGRAAARRNIDAWTPAIEAGASAIVVNSSGCAAFIRDYPDVLRDDPAYLEKARAVAGLVRDPIEVLANSDLTARRAPAKPRIAVHEPCTLQHGLKLTGRIGTLLTRLGYEPQPVADNHLCCGSAGAYSLLQPKMAGKLKTAKLAALNAASPAAIYTANIGCWMHLADGGAAPVRHWIEAVDEVV
- a CDS encoding DUF1993 domain-containing protein, with protein sequence MAVSLFTYVEQYAHALETASHILAKGAEHAAANGVSEAQMLDWRLIEDMSPLRFQLMVVCNFARQWPARAAGLPVPADITDDLDVAGFQAAIAQAKQYLASLKPEEFAGRDDVPLTIAIGTGMEPTLPAGRWLTIFATTNLYFHLSTAYGILRSRGVPIGKVDLFAGGL